In Xanthomonas theicola, a single genomic region encodes these proteins:
- the flgB gene encoding flagellar basal body rod protein FlgB — MTNPISSFLGVHGDALPLREQRMKLIASNLSNVDTPGYKAQDLDFDAAMRAAQGQRDGSQMAVTDSRHIAVGGSTGLNPFQVTREANQPSLDGNTVDADTERAAYGRAALEYRASLSFVESKVRGMLTAITGQ, encoded by the coding sequence ATGACCAATCCGATTTCATCCTTCCTAGGTGTCCACGGCGACGCCCTGCCGCTGCGCGAGCAACGGATGAAGCTGATCGCCAGCAACCTCAGCAACGTCGACACGCCCGGCTACAAGGCCCAGGACCTGGACTTCGACGCGGCGATGCGCGCCGCGCAGGGCCAGCGCGACGGCAGCCAGATGGCCGTCACCGACAGCCGCCACATCGCGGTCGGCGGCAGCACCGGCCTGAATCCGTTTCAGGTCACCCGCGAGGCCAACCAGCCCAGCCTCGACGGCAATACCGTCGATGCGGATACCGAACGCGCCGCCTACGGCCGCGCCGCGCTGGAGTACCGCGCCTCGCTGAGCTTCGTCGAATCCAAGGTGCGCGGCATGCTCACCGCGATCACGGGCCAATAA
- a CDS encoding chemotaxis protein: MSHDLLNRIDQRTRLAGHNRLALLLFRLGGRQLFGVNVFKVQEVLRRPELFQVPGLPLQFSGVADVRGRSVPVLDLGLAIGHPEREPHADKAPGYLVVTEFNRSVQGFLVSGVERIVNIAVEDIHPPPELGAESSYLTAVTRFQGELIQVIDVESVLADIAQTRVEAQIDPALALTGSQLQVLVVDDSRVARQQIRSVLDQLGVGATLLSDGRQALDHLLQIQASGENPADRYAMVISDIEMPAMDGYTLTTEIRRHPGLAGLYVLLHTSLSGVFNNAMVERVGANAFVAKYSPHELADYVLARLRVVAEAQAA; this comes from the coding sequence ATGTCTCATGACCTGCTCAACCGAATCGACCAGCGCACCCGCTTGGCGGGCCACAACCGGCTTGCCCTGCTGCTGTTCCGGCTGGGCGGTCGTCAGCTTTTTGGCGTGAACGTCTTCAAGGTGCAGGAAGTGCTGCGCCGGCCGGAGCTGTTCCAGGTGCCGGGGCTGCCACTGCAATTCTCCGGCGTCGCCGATGTGCGTGGCCGCTCTGTGCCGGTGCTCGACCTGGGCCTGGCGATCGGCCACCCGGAACGCGAACCGCATGCCGACAAGGCGCCCGGCTACCTGGTGGTCACCGAGTTCAACCGCTCGGTGCAGGGGTTCCTGGTCAGCGGCGTGGAGCGCATCGTCAACATCGCGGTGGAGGACATCCACCCGCCGCCGGAACTGGGCGCCGAGTCCAGCTACCTGACCGCGGTGACCCGCTTCCAGGGCGAGCTGATCCAGGTCATCGACGTGGAAAGCGTGCTCGCCGACATCGCCCAGACCCGGGTCGAGGCGCAGATCGACCCCGCGCTGGCGCTCACCGGCTCGCAGCTGCAGGTGCTGGTGGTGGACGACTCGCGGGTGGCGCGGCAACAGATCCGCAGCGTACTCGACCAGCTTGGGGTCGGCGCCACCCTGCTGTCCGACGGCCGCCAGGCGTTGGACCATCTCCTGCAGATCCAGGCCAGCGGCGAGAACCCGGCCGACCGCTATGCCATGGTGATCTCCGACATCGAGATGCCGGCGATGGACGGCTATACGCTGACGACGGAAATCCGCCGCCATCCCGGTCTGGCCGGCCTGTACGTGCTGCTGCACACCTCGTTGTCGGGCGTGTTCAACAACGCCATGGTCGAACGCGTCGGCGCCAACGCCTTCGTCGCCAAGTACAGCCCGCACGAACTGGCCGACTACGTGCTGGCGCGGCTGCGGGTGGTCGCAGAAGCCCAGGCCGCCTAG
- the flgA gene encoding flagellar basal body P-ring formation chaperone FlgA codes for MRLILLVVLATAVPARAADFQSVDSIRAAALSTIGPDAEAEATLDPSVRVPLCPAPLQAQPTGTTTVEVSCPREAGWRLFVPVKVRRLQNVLVLSRGLAAGETLGAADMVSEKRDAARIVGAAMTDPAAAIGKVARRTLSAGSLLTASDLIAQRLVRRGDNVALVARNGSLEVRMAGRALGDAGENERVSVENLSSRRVVQGTVSQNGDVFVTR; via the coding sequence ATGCGCCTGATCCTGCTAGTGGTTCTCGCGACGGCCGTGCCGGCCCGGGCCGCGGATTTCCAATCGGTGGACTCGATCCGCGCCGCAGCGCTGTCCACCATCGGCCCCGACGCCGAGGCCGAGGCGACGTTGGATCCGTCGGTGCGCGTGCCGCTGTGCCCGGCGCCGCTGCAGGCGCAGCCCACCGGCACCACCACGGTGGAAGTGAGCTGCCCGCGCGAGGCCGGCTGGCGCCTGTTCGTGCCGGTCAAGGTGCGACGCCTGCAGAACGTCTTGGTGCTGAGCCGCGGCCTGGCCGCTGGAGAAACCCTCGGCGCTGCCGATATGGTGTCCGAGAAGCGCGACGCGGCGCGGATCGTCGGTGCGGCGATGACCGACCCGGCGGCGGCGATCGGCAAGGTGGCGCGGCGCACGCTGTCGGCAGGAAGCCTGCTGACGGCCAGCGACCTGATCGCGCAGCGGTTGGTGCGGCGCGGCGACAATGTGGCACTGGTGGCACGCAACGGAAGCCTGGAAGTGCGCATGGCCGGTCGCGCGCTCGGCGACGCTGGCGAAAACGAGCGGGTGTCCGTCGAGAACCTGTCGTCGCGTCGTGTCGTTCAGGGAACGGTGTCGCAAAACGGCGACGTTTTTGTGACGCGGTGA